In Bacillus sp. SB49, a single window of DNA contains:
- a CDS encoding FxLYD domain-containing protein, with the protein MKECPQCKQEMTENSRYCSHCGAALNQDGESPLINNSNKNKKRSWLPVVTPAVVLVVIGVALYFVYEQEKHVNEEVAAWKKKAENVALDGEYRQAETLLSKAIDQRPGNESLKAELKEVQVAVGLDKKLTEAEKQIEKEDLAKAKKRLSAIQEKIQQNQSRVILTLVPRLNELNSTITLQEVNKELAKLSSVDELAAKLNTLSDLNLEETAKVREKIFEKIVNRSTKEAEAAMKEKQYTEAIALIDQGLQYVSNDDQLIQLKERIQKEKEAFEQAEQQRLEQAMQQAAEDELVNQTEALKVLSFDITKDEFGDYKVKGQLESVATQIISTVTVKYDILDKDGKVVRSESAKVYPTYINPGTKGSFEKVYYELEEGEYSVNMTEMEWMVE; encoded by the coding sequence GTGAAAGAATGTCCTCAATGTAAACAGGAAATGACGGAAAACTCCCGGTACTGCTCCCACTGCGGAGCTGCGTTGAATCAAGACGGGGAGTCTCCACTAATAAATAATTCTAACAAAAATAAGAAGAGATCGTGGTTGCCCGTTGTCACACCAGCGGTTGTTCTGGTCGTGATTGGGGTAGCCCTTTATTTTGTATATGAACAGGAAAAGCATGTGAATGAAGAGGTGGCCGCATGGAAGAAGAAGGCCGAGAATGTTGCATTGGACGGGGAGTATCGTCAGGCGGAAACGCTGCTCTCGAAAGCGATCGATCAGCGTCCGGGTAATGAATCGTTGAAAGCAGAACTGAAGGAAGTACAGGTAGCGGTAGGTCTCGATAAGAAGTTAACGGAAGCGGAGAAGCAGATAGAGAAGGAAGACCTGGCGAAAGCGAAGAAGAGGCTCTCTGCGATCCAGGAGAAGATCCAACAAAACCAGAGCAGGGTCATCCTTACCCTTGTACCGAGATTAAATGAATTGAATTCCACCATTACGCTTCAGGAAGTAAATAAGGAACTGGCGAAGCTTTCCAGCGTCGATGAGCTGGCGGCTAAATTGAATACGCTGTCGGATTTGAATTTGGAAGAGACGGCAAAGGTGAGAGAGAAAATCTTCGAGAAGATCGTTAACCGATCGACGAAAGAAGCGGAAGCCGCCATGAAAGAAAAGCAGTACACCGAAGCGATTGCATTGATCGACCAGGGGTTGCAGTATGTGTCCAATGATGACCAGCTGATCCAGCTGAAGGAACGGATCCAGAAGGAAAAAGAGGCCTTCGAGCAGGCAGAGCAGCAACGGTTGGAGCAGGCGATGCAGCAGGCGGCGGAAGATGAACTTGTCAACCAGACGGAAGCGTTGAAAGTGTTGAGCTTCGACATTACAAAGGATGAGTTCGGGGATTACAAGGTGAAAGGCCAGCTGGAGAGTGTGGCCACCCAGATCATCAGTACCGTTACGGTAAAGTATGACATTCTCGATAAAGACGGGAAAGTCGTCCGTTCTGAATCTGCGAAAGTGTATCCGACGTATATAAATCCGGGTACAAAAGGCAGCTTCGAAAAGGTATATTACGAGCTTGAAGAAGGCGAATACTCTGTCAACATGACAGAGATGGAATGGATGGTAGAATAG
- a CDS encoding flavin monoamine oxidase family protein has product MHTRKPEELSYPEDFLNIIRQGLPSAENKKKVIIIGGGMAGLVAAALLKSASHDVTILEGNNRLGGRVHTVREPFSQGNYLDVGAMRIPSNHLLVQEYIKGFGLPTQPFANTRDTDVLMVNGKKVYKKAYEENPDILDYPVNEEEKGKTAQELFVEAVGTFFSIYENSTEEEQEKLRKQFSSYSMGEYLRENPLGPSLSSDAVRKIKVLLGIEGFPEFAFLDILTDITYPIFNEGTTFVEIEGGNDRLPYSFYPYLASDIHLNQRVERIVQFPDKVNVYTVDTQTNAQRVWEGDYVLTTIPFTTFQFVDVYPHDSISFKKREAIQEIINVPAVKIGMEFSRPFWEEYPIGNVTSDLPIRFMYLPSHGQGKDGPAVLLASYSWGQNAMLWNSLTKDQIVKEVLENLYLIYGPVVYETYMQTVVYNWTRNPFSAGCFTLFTPGQSRDLGDVITKPEGRIHFAGEHTSSFHGWIEGAVESGIRAANEIHHRS; this is encoded by the coding sequence ATGCACACGAGGAAACCTGAAGAGCTGTCCTACCCGGAAGATTTCCTGAACATCATCCGGCAGGGACTTCCGTCCGCGGAAAACAAAAAGAAGGTCATCATCATCGGTGGAGGGATGGCCGGGCTCGTAGCTGCGGCGCTGTTGAAGAGCGCCTCCCACGACGTGACGATCCTGGAAGGGAACAATCGGCTGGGAGGACGTGTTCATACTGTCAGGGAGCCGTTTTCACAAGGGAACTACCTCGACGTCGGTGCCATGCGCATCCCTTCCAACCATCTGCTCGTCCAGGAATATATCAAAGGGTTCGGGCTTCCAACCCAGCCGTTCGCCAATACAAGAGACACCGATGTTCTGATGGTGAACGGGAAGAAAGTATACAAGAAAGCGTATGAAGAAAACCCGGATATCCTCGACTACCCTGTCAATGAAGAGGAAAAAGGAAAAACCGCACAGGAATTGTTTGTGGAAGCTGTCGGGACCTTTTTTTCGATATATGAGAACAGCACGGAGGAAGAACAGGAGAAGCTGCGCAAACAATTCTCCTCTTATTCGATGGGAGAATACCTGCGTGAGAATCCTCTTGGCCCGTCGCTCTCTTCAGACGCCGTCCGCAAAATTAAAGTGCTGCTCGGAATTGAAGGGTTTCCGGAATTTGCGTTTCTCGACATCTTGACCGACATCACCTATCCGATTTTCAACGAAGGGACGACGTTCGTCGAAATCGAAGGCGGCAACGACCGCCTTCCTTATTCCTTCTATCCATACCTCGCATCCGACATTCATTTGAACCAGCGTGTAGAGCGGATTGTCCAGTTCCCGGATAAAGTGAACGTCTATACCGTTGATACACAAACGAACGCCCAAAGGGTTTGGGAGGGAGATTACGTCTTGACGACCATCCCTTTCACCACCTTCCAATTCGTCGATGTGTATCCTCATGACTCGATCTCCTTCAAGAAAAGGGAGGCCATTCAGGAAATCATCAACGTCCCGGCTGTCAAAATCGGAATGGAGTTCAGCCGTCCGTTCTGGGAAGAGTATCCCATCGGCAACGTCACCTCCGACCTGCCCATCCGGTTTATGTATCTACCTAGCCACGGGCAGGGAAAAGATGGGCCTGCCGTCCTTCTGGCTAGTTATTCATGGGGACAAAATGCCATGCTCTGGAACAGTCTGACGAAAGACCAGATTGTCAAAGAGGTGCTGGAGAACCTTTATTTGATTTATGGTCCTGTCGTCTATGAAACCTACATGCAGACCGTCGTTTACAACTGGACCAGGAACCCATTCTCCGCCGGATGTTTCACCTTATTCACCCCCGGACAAAGCCGTGACCTCGGAGACGTGATCACCAAGCCGGAGGGCCGGATCCACTTCGCCGGCGAGCACACCTCCTCCTTCCACGGCTGGATCGAAGGGGCGGTGGAATCAGGCATCCGCGCCGCGAATGAAATCCATCATCGTTCCTGA
- a CDS encoding YeeE/YedE family protein: MQQEAVHQDNRRTTVVAPLDPVQKPFVWIGVIVSIILLIAITAATTMTQGVLFLIGIALGLVLLHARFGFTSAFRRLASVGNVQGLQAHMLMLAVATTLFAIILSTGFSFTGTTPQGYVSPVGISVIFGSFLFGIGMQLGSGCASGTLYTVGGGKSSMVLTLLGFIAGSVLGAYHIGFWRETPSLPAISLAESTGFGYFGGWVLQMLIFLGIYGATVKIAKKKNPPKMAPLKTTTGFKKLWRGAWPLLVAAVLLALLNALTLTVRGNPWGITSAFALWGSKFIQMFGVDVASWTYWADNPAPLNQSVLADSTSVMNFGIILGAFIAASFQGNFKPGKIKPGIATASIFGGIAMGYGARLAFGCNIGAYFGGIASFSLHGWVWMIMALLGTYLALFIRPMFGLKNPSPKDSIC; the protein is encoded by the coding sequence ATGCAGCAAGAAGCTGTCCACCAAGACAACAGACGTACGACCGTCGTCGCTCCGCTTGACCCAGTGCAGAAACCGTTCGTATGGATCGGCGTCATCGTATCCATTATTCTGCTGATTGCTATCACAGCGGCCACGACTATGACACAAGGGGTGCTTTTCCTCATCGGAATCGCGCTCGGACTCGTGCTGCTCCATGCACGTTTCGGTTTCACATCGGCCTTCCGCAGACTCGCTTCTGTCGGAAATGTACAGGGGCTGCAGGCACATATGCTGATGCTCGCCGTAGCTACAACACTTTTCGCTATCATTCTCTCTACCGGCTTCAGTTTCACAGGGACGACCCCGCAAGGGTATGTATCCCCCGTCGGGATCAGCGTCATCTTCGGTTCGTTCCTTTTCGGAATCGGGATGCAGCTTGGATCCGGCTGTGCGTCCGGAACGTTATATACGGTCGGAGGCGGGAAATCGTCCATGGTTCTGACGCTGCTCGGTTTCATTGCCGGTTCCGTTCTAGGTGCCTATCACATCGGTTTCTGGCGGGAAACACCATCCCTTCCGGCGATTTCCCTCGCGGAATCAACCGGCTTCGGTTATTTTGGCGGTTGGGTGCTGCAGATGCTTATTTTCCTAGGGATTTACGGCGCAACCGTTAAAATCGCCAAAAAGAAGAACCCACCGAAAATGGCGCCGCTGAAGACAACGACAGGCTTTAAGAAATTATGGCGCGGGGCATGGCCGCTGCTCGTCGCTGCCGTACTGCTTGCCCTGCTCAACGCACTCACACTGACGGTACGCGGCAATCCTTGGGGCATCACCTCCGCTTTCGCGCTGTGGGGTTCCAAATTCATTCAGATGTTCGGCGTGGACGTCGCAAGCTGGACGTACTGGGCGGATAACCCTGCACCACTGAACCAATCTGTCCTTGCCGATTCCACAAGTGTCATGAACTTCGGCATCATCCTTGGCGCGTTCATCGCAGCGAGCTTCCAAGGAAACTTCAAACCAGGTAAAATCAAGCCCGGTATTGCGACGGCTTCCATCTTCGGAGGCATCGCCATGGGCTACGGCGCACGCCTTGCCTTCGGTTGTAACATCGGTGCTTACTTCGGAGGAATCGCCTCCTTCAGTCTGCATGGATGGGTATGGATGATCATGGCTCTGCTTGGTACGTACCTGGCGCTGTTCATCCGACCGATGTTCGGATTGAAGAATCCGAGTCCGAAAGATTCCATCTGCTGA
- a CDS encoding secondary thiamine-phosphate synthase enzyme YjbQ, with protein MMKTFHVKTDHHDQMIDVTAQVEDWIQEQGVKDGIVVVSSLHTTAGLTVNENADPDVKTDMLRRFREVYPWEHPEDRHMEGNTASHMKVSTIGHAQTLIIDGGRLVLGTWQGLYFCEFDGPRQRKIVAKLL; from the coding sequence GTGATGAAGACGTTCCATGTAAAAACCGATCATCACGATCAAATGATCGATGTGACGGCTCAAGTGGAAGATTGGATTCAGGAACAGGGAGTGAAGGACGGCATCGTCGTCGTTTCCTCCCTTCACACGACGGCGGGACTTACCGTCAACGAAAATGCCGACCCGGATGTGAAGACGGATATGCTCCGTCGTTTCCGTGAAGTGTATCCCTGGGAACATCCCGAGGACCGGCATATGGAGGGAAACACGGCTTCTCACATGAAGGTGAGCACCATCGGTCATGCCCAAACGCTGATCATTGACGGCGGGCGGCTTGTACTCGGGACGTGGCAGGGCTTGTATTTCTGTGAGTTCGACGGTCCGAGACAACGGAAAATCGTAGCGAAGCTGTTATAG
- the dapF gene encoding diaminopimelate epimerase: MRIPFIKCHGSGNDFILIDEIEHDFAFTEDDRRELSLLLCDRERGIGSDGILFVLPSKKAEGRMRMFNSDGTEAEMCGNGLRCVARHMIDKIGREDIAIETEKAVLPVRKVKEIYPDIDTYSVMIEPVSFDPASLPIRTEGSEAVDIKIPELSDIRTFTALSVPNPHIVTLVDRVEEEEILAVGRKANDLPEVFPNGVNVSFVQVLEKNKIFVRTYERGVGLTNACGTAMSASSLVSTILGPNDLDTPIVVINKGGMVNCVVEKKEGRFSIQLRGNGTNVYEAAVEVDLQSAAFTVSEKEYFEEENALYEKLEAFAASEIGG; this comes from the coding sequence ATGCGCATTCCATTCATTAAATGCCACGGGTCGGGAAACGATTTTATCCTGATCGATGAAATAGAACATGACTTTGCATTCACAGAGGACGATAGAAGAGAGCTGTCTTTGCTTTTATGCGACCGCGAGCGTGGGATCGGCTCTGACGGAATTCTGTTCGTCCTGCCGAGTAAAAAAGCAGAAGGACGGATGCGGATGTTCAACTCAGACGGAACAGAAGCAGAGATGTGCGGCAACGGTCTCCGATGTGTCGCCCGTCATATGATCGACAAGATCGGCCGCGAGGATATCGCTATTGAAACAGAGAAAGCCGTTCTTCCTGTCAGGAAAGTCAAAGAAATCTACCCGGATATCGATACGTATTCCGTTATGATCGAACCGGTTTCCTTTGATCCGGCCAGCCTGCCGATACGCACAGAAGGATCGGAAGCGGTGGATATAAAGATTCCGGAGCTTTCGGATATTCGCACGTTCACTGCTTTGAGCGTCCCGAATCCGCATATTGTAACCCTTGTCGACCGTGTGGAGGAGGAAGAAATCCTGGCAGTTGGCAGGAAGGCGAATGATCTTCCGGAGGTATTTCCGAACGGGGTAAACGTAAGTTTTGTTCAGGTGCTTGAGAAGAACAAAATATTCGTTCGTACCTATGAGCGTGGTGTCGGCTTGACGAATGCCTGTGGAACAGCCATGTCCGCTTCTTCTCTGGTGTCGACCATCCTTGGACCGAACGATCTTGATACGCCGATTGTCGTCATTAACAAAGGCGGAATGGTCAACTGCGTCGTGGAGAAGAAGGAAGGGCGTTTCTCCATCCAGCTGCGCGGGAATGGAACGAATGTGTACGAAGCGGCTGTCGAGGTGGATTTACAATCAGCTGCGTTCACCGTTTCCGAGAAGGAATATTTTGAAGAAGAGAATGCGTTGTACGAAAAACTGGAAGCTTTCGCTGCTTCTGAAATTGGAGGCTGA
- a CDS encoding iron ABC transporter permease: protein MNAKLKNTIVAVLTFGGGTALLCLLTFIHINQGNVSIPLSTVIDAVFRPEDTLEHHTVRTLRMPRAVMGILAGGALAVSGVILQTVTKNPLSSASTLGIHSGTYFAVVVSTIFFPSVMFGNGILTAFLGGILTFLFVYVLSGGSDATPVRMVLAGMIVTFLFSSLTSVLQIFFENETQGLFLWGAGTLIQNDWSGVRFSLPLIAFGLTAALVFAGKLDTLTLGDDVATALGQNVRTVKLVTVLAAVLLTSVTVSIVGPIGFVGLVAPHLIKLLGYRSHVLLLLGSFLWGANVLLLADVLARVIDPSFNELPVGAITALIGSPWLIWLVLRMKQSGNKQETGALLAGKHSVKWPLKKMLPVLVIVILLTVLVSLASGNYGFEPLVTYQAFFGEGNTFLQSLIIDLRLPRALVALFSGAVLAVSGLIFQGVMRNPLADPSVIGITSGAGVGALFTMYVFSVSAIWIPVGAMVGAFVFFLIVMTLGAKAEFQPTVLALLGIGMSAFGSALIQILVVQADLGVASALTWLSGTTYAKGWSDLIQYLIWPVLLFVPLLLFYMKTLDVLALGDDTAKGLGLHVRSIRFQMAFIATLLAASSVAAVGAIGFVGLIAPHVARLLVGSVNQKLLPVTMLIGGALLVIADLFSRTLLAPNEIPSGILVALIGAPYFLWLMKRRTA from the coding sequence ATGAACGCTAAGCTTAAGAACACAATAGTTGCGGTCCTCACCTTCGGAGGTGGGACCGCGCTGTTGTGTCTTTTAACATTTATACATATCAATCAAGGGAATGTTTCGATTCCCTTATCAACAGTGATCGATGCGGTCTTCCGTCCGGAGGATACGCTTGAGCATCATACCGTCCGTACGCTTCGGATGCCGCGGGCGGTCATGGGGATACTTGCGGGCGGAGCACTTGCTGTGTCCGGAGTGATCCTCCAGACGGTTACGAAAAATCCGCTGTCTTCTGCAAGTACGCTTGGTATCCATTCCGGTACGTATTTCGCTGTCGTCGTCTCCACGATCTTCTTCCCGTCCGTCATGTTCGGGAATGGAATTCTGACGGCTTTCCTCGGCGGAATCCTTACTTTCCTGTTCGTGTACGTGCTGTCTGGCGGCAGCGATGCGACGCCGGTCCGAATGGTTCTCGCCGGAATGATTGTCACGTTCCTGTTCTCCTCCCTGACTTCTGTCCTGCAAATCTTCTTCGAGAACGAAACACAGGGGCTGTTCTTGTGGGGGGCCGGTACGCTGATCCAAAATGACTGGAGCGGCGTCCGCTTTTCCCTGCCGCTGATTGCCTTCGGCCTGACTGCTGCTTTAGTGTTTGCCGGGAAGCTCGACACGCTCACCCTGGGGGACGATGTGGCGACAGCCCTTGGACAAAATGTGCGGACGGTGAAGTTGGTTACAGTACTCGCTGCAGTTCTTTTGACTAGTGTAACGGTCAGCATCGTCGGTCCGATCGGATTCGTCGGCCTCGTAGCTCCGCATCTGATCAAGCTGCTCGGCTATCGTTCCCATGTGCTCCTGCTGCTCGGTTCGTTTCTATGGGGAGCGAATGTGCTGCTGCTTGCCGATGTGCTTGCACGCGTCATCGATCCATCCTTCAATGAACTTCCTGTCGGTGCCATTACGGCGTTGATCGGGTCGCCGTGGCTGATCTGGCTTGTCCTGCGTATGAAGCAGTCCGGAAATAAACAGGAGACGGGAGCGCTGCTTGCCGGGAAACACTCGGTTAAATGGCCGCTGAAGAAAATGCTCCCTGTCCTCGTCATCGTCATTCTTCTGACCGTGCTCGTCAGCCTCGCTTCCGGGAACTACGGCTTCGAACCGCTCGTCACTTATCAGGCGTTCTTCGGGGAAGGGAATACGTTCCTGCAGAGCCTCATCATTGATTTAAGGCTGCCCCGGGCACTTGTCGCTCTCTTCAGCGGCGCGGTGCTTGCGGTCAGCGGGCTCATTTTTCAAGGGGTGATGCGGAATCCTCTTGCGGACCCGTCTGTCATCGGGATTACTTCCGGCGCCGGCGTCGGTGCCCTGTTCACGATGTATGTGTTCAGCGTGTCGGCCATTTGGATTCCAGTCGGAGCGATGGTCGGTGCCTTTGTTTTCTTCTTAATTGTCATGACGCTCGGTGCGAAGGCGGAGTTTCAGCCGACGGTGCTCGCTCTTCTCGGTATCGGGATGTCCGCATTCGGTTCGGCCCTGATCCAAATCCTTGTCGTGCAGGCGGATCTGGGTGTCGCCTCCGCCTTGACGTGGCTGTCCGGAACGACCTATGCAAAAGGGTGGTCGGACTTGATTCAGTACTTGATCTGGCCGGTACTCCTGTTCGTGCCGCTTCTCCTTTTCTATATGAAAACGCTCGATGTGCTGGCGCTTGGCGATGATACGGCAAAAGGCCTCGGGCTGCATGTCCGCTCGATCCGCTTTCAAATGGCTTTCATTGCGACACTGCTTGCGGCCTCGAGCGTCGCAGCTGTCGGTGCCATCGGCTTCGTCGGACTGATTGCACCACATGTAGCACGCCTGCTTGTCGGCAGCGTCAACCAAAAGCTGCTGCCGGTGACGATGCTCATTGGCGGCGCTCTGCTTGTCATTGCGGATCTTTTCAGCCGGACGCTACTTGCGCCGAATGAGATTCCGTCCGGCATTCTCGTCGCTCTGATCGGGGCACCTTATTTTCTATGGTTGATGAAACGCCGCACCGCTTAA
- a CDS encoding SIMPL domain-containing protein: MRHGEGRIMKVTGSGTVDVIPDRAVLEVGVVTEKESLEQAQKENAAVTERVKRQLMQAGVPEEAVQTSQYTIFPEYDYVDGSQVFRGYQVTHLLQITIDQVERTGYLIDTAVANGANRVSSITFTIRNPEQAYQQALTKALAGAVTHAGTMAEAMAVQLDPTPVRMTEIRSGTEPVQPFQKTQMLQGSATPIQPGTIETSAAVEVWFQYLP, encoded by the coding sequence ATGAGGCATGGAGAAGGGCGAATCATGAAGGTGACCGGAAGCGGGACAGTCGACGTCATTCCGGACAGAGCCGTATTAGAGGTCGGTGTCGTGACAGAGAAAGAGAGCCTGGAGCAGGCACAGAAAGAAAATGCCGCTGTCACGGAGAGAGTGAAGCGGCAGCTGATGCAGGCGGGTGTTCCGGAAGAAGCGGTCCAAACATCGCAATATACGATATTTCCGGAATATGACTACGTGGACGGGAGCCAGGTCTTTCGGGGGTATCAGGTGACCCATCTCCTTCAAATTACGATCGACCAGGTGGAACGGACCGGTTATTTAATCGATACCGCTGTCGCCAATGGGGCCAACCGTGTTTCCAGCATTACATTCACCATCAGGAATCCGGAACAGGCTTATCAACAGGCATTGACTAAAGCCCTGGCCGGTGCCGTTACCCATGCCGGGACAATGGCAGAGGCGATGGCTGTGCAGCTTGACCCGACACCGGTCCGTATGACGGAAATCAGGAGTGGAACCGAGCCCGTGCAGCCGTTCCAGAAGACGCAGATGCTCCAAGGTTCCGCCACACCGATTCAGCCGGGAACGATCGAAACATCCGCAGCCGTGGAGGTGTGGTTTCAATATTTGCCTTGA
- a CDS encoding IS3 family transposase (programmed frameshift) has protein sequence MSKHLYSNTEMKQLEDNPNVVKVSERSITYHPLFKKAAIQEYQNGNFPSQIFEEHGFDLVVIGKDQPRRCLKRWRNTFEKYGELGLEGDRRGKGSKGRPSSKKMSAEEKLEKAEARIKYLEAENGFFKKARQTRKAGVEEETKITPSEVYQLIYETIHNYSLRSMVSYLCEFTGVSRSGYYAWINSDSKRQVKNQKDEKDIQIIQVIFSQNHEKVGALQIKLILENDYGVIMNHKKIRRLMKKFDLSAKIRQAKPYKQMLKATQEHRTCPNHLNREFTQLEPGKVFLTDITYTYFGKGQKAYLSCVKDSTTKEIVAHHISTSLGMDIVYRTLEKLQDTVKSFHPEAMIHSDQGFHYTHPKFQSRVREAGLRQSMSRKGNCWDNAPMESFFGHLKDMVDHQSCESLSQLKEEINQYIAKYNNKRYQWNLNKMTPVQYRDHLLAA, from the exons ATGAGTAAACATCTTTATTCAAATACGGAAATGAAACAATTAGAGGACAATCCGAATGTCGTAAAGGTATCGGAACGTTCTATCACATACCATCCTTTATTTAAGAAAGCTGCAATTCAGGAATATCAGAATGGAAACTTTCCATCTCAAATATTTGAAGAGCACGGATTTGATTTAGTAGTGATTGGGAAGGATCAACCCAGAAGATGCTTAAAGCGCTGGCGTAACACATTTGAAAAGTACGGAGAACTTGGTCTGGAGGGAGACCGTCGTGGAAAAGGAAGTAAAGGTCGACCTTCTTCAAAGAAGATGTCTGCGGAAGAAAAACTTGAGAAAGCGGAAGCTCGTATTAAGTACTTAGAGGCTGAAAATG GATTTTTTAAAAAAGCTAGACAAACTCGAAAGGCAGGCGTTGAAGAAGAAACGAAAATAACTCCATCAGAAGTCTATCAGCTTATTTATGAAACAATCCATAATTACTCCTTAAGGAGTATGGTCTCTTATTTATGTGAATTCACAGGAGTAAGTCGAAGTGGATATTATGCGTGGATAAATAGTGATTCCAAAAGACAAGTGAAAAATCAGAAAGACGAAAAGGATATACAAATTATTCAAGTTATCTTCTCACAAAACCATGAGAAAGTAGGAGCTCTGCAAATTAAGTTGATTCTCGAAAATGATTATGGGGTCATCATGAATCATAAAAAAATTCGAAGATTAATGAAGAAATTTGATCTTTCGGCAAAGATCAGACAGGCTAAACCATACAAACAAATGTTGAAAGCCACTCAAGAGCATCGTACGTGCCCAAACCATCTTAACCGAGAGTTCACACAACTAGAACCCGGAAAAGTCTTTTTGACTGATATCACTTACACGTATTTTGGGAAAGGTCAAAAAGCATATCTTTCTTGCGTGAAAGATAGTACAACAAAGGAAATTGTAGCTCACCATATATCTACTTCCCTAGGGATGGATATTGTTTACCGAACGTTAGAGAAACTTCAAGACACCGTAAAATCTTTCCATCCAGAAGCAATGATTCATTCGGATCAAGGGTTTCATTACACTCACCCCAAATTCCAATCTAGAGTGAGAGAAGCTGGCCTTCGTCAGTCCATGTCCCGAAAAGGTAACTGTTGGGATAATGCACCTATGGAATCATTCTTTGGTCATTTAAAGGATATGGTGGATCACCAATCATGTGAAAGCTTAAGCCAACTTAAAGAAGAAATTAACCAGTATATAGCAAAATATAATAATAAAAGATATCAGTGGAATTTAAATAAGATGACCCCGGTGCAATACCGAGATCATCTCCTAGCCGCCTAA
- a CDS encoding S1C family serine protease, translated as MNRAWIISIAVSLILIGGGAAGVFYIMKSVPGQMTVQAVLSAPPEEDAEKTQVPKDTQQIIFESQKLVVQVELEDGTIGSGFLYNDKGDILTNAHVVANAKDVSVITADSKSMPGEVIGISRDTDIAVVRVPGLKGKEPLPIRREDSAKLLDEVLALGSPLGLQNTVTRGEISGLDRTLDIDPFRYENMYQISAPIERGNSGGPLLDRTTGDVIGINSAKLDEETIGFSIPIADVLPMVERWSESPMKSLPEFPEFSDQTPSPVTGTDAEQASYLVQYFYDSINQGDFVTAFSLLSSSWQEKASFEEFRSTYHDILNVQVDNVVADPKEGSVEVTAFLTTEETVDGDVVTKKYKVVYPVVSENRAVKIGEGSVQELKAEDEEAEDSKEKKDGEKEEAA; from the coding sequence ATGAATCGCGCATGGATCATCAGCATCGCTGTTTCCCTCATATTGATAGGGGGCGGCGCTGCGGGCGTTTTCTACATCATGAAATCTGTGCCTGGACAAATGACTGTGCAGGCTGTGCTTAGTGCGCCCCCGGAAGAAGATGCAGAGAAAACGCAGGTACCGAAAGATACGCAGCAAATTATATTCGAATCACAAAAGCTTGTCGTCCAGGTAGAATTGGAGGACGGGACGATCGGGTCCGGTTTCCTTTACAACGATAAAGGAGACATTCTGACCAACGCCCACGTCGTCGCCAATGCGAAAGATGTGAGTGTCATAACCGCCGACTCGAAGAGCATGCCCGGGGAAGTGATCGGCATCAGCAGAGATACGGATATCGCGGTTGTCCGTGTTCCGGGATTGAAAGGGAAAGAGCCGCTTCCGATCCGCAGGGAAGACTCTGCTAAACTGTTGGATGAGGTGCTGGCTCTCGGAAGCCCGCTTGGGTTGCAGAATACCGTGACGCGCGGAGAAATCAGCGGGCTGGATCGTACCCTCGACATCGACCCGTTCCGCTATGAGAACATGTATCAGATCTCTGCACCGATCGAAAGAGGGAACAGCGGTGGTCCGCTGTTGGACAGGACGACGGGTGACGTCATCGGTATCAATTCAGCAAAGCTGGATGAAGAGACGATCGGCTTCAGTATTCCGATTGCGGACGTACTGCCTATGGTCGAGCGCTGGAGTGAGTCTCCGATGAAGTCCCTGCCGGAATTTCCGGAATTCAGTGACCAGACCCCTTCCCCTGTCACCGGCACGGATGCGGAACAGGCGAGTTACCTCGTCCAATATTTCTATGACAGCATCAATCAAGGCGATTTCGTAACCGCTTTTTCTCTGTTAAGCAGCAGTTGGCAGGAGAAAGCATCCTTTGAGGAGTTTCGTTCCACATACCATGACATCCTGAACGTTCAAGTGGACAACGTCGTCGCTGATCCGAAAGAGGGTTCCGTGGAAGTGACAGCCTTCCTGACAACCGAGGAGACAGTCGACGGAGATGTGGTGACGAAAAAATATAAAGTCGTCTACCCTGTCGTATCGGAAAATCGCGCTGTTAAAATCGGCGAAGGCAGCGTGCAGGAGCTGAAGGCGGAAGACGAAGAAGCAGAAGATTCTAAAGAGAAAAAAGATGGCGAAAAAGAAGAAGCAGCGTAA
- a CDS encoding putative holin-like toxin, producing the protein MIAFSSLTVSILGLVVAIFRIKK; encoded by the coding sequence ATGATCGCCTTCAGTTCCCTTACTGTATCGATCCTCGGTTTAGTCGTAGCGATTTTTCGCATAAAAAAATAG